Below is a window of Brassica napus cultivar Da-Ae chromosome A5, Da-Ae, whole genome shotgun sequence DNA.
CTTTCAAGCATCACTCTtccttttttgaaaaatttgccTAAAGTTTCCACCTTTCCTGTTTTCAACCCAAGAAATTTCTCCTTCGATTTTTTCTCCTCTCTTTGCATGTTGTTTCCCTTTTGAAACACGTTATCAATTATGATTTCAACAAAGATAATAATGCACCGATTTTTTAGGCATTATAAAAACGTCGTTTATGTCACCGTCTTCTCTGCACAGGTCACTCACTCTCTAATTAACTAACTCCTCTTACTTTCTAAGCTCTCTGCAATAATCGATGGCAAAGAACTCACAGAGTAGCAGCAAGAaccaggagaagaagaaaggaagcaGAGTGTGTGAGAAGATCTTCAGAGCAGTGACGAGTCCTGTCCGAACCGTTCGCCGCATTTCCACTAAACCTTCAccgaaccaccaccaccaccaccaccaagcAGAGGCTGTCCGCGTGAAGTTCTCTGAGACAGCCAAACCCATAACAAACATCGAGCAGAAGAAGACGCTGATCACTCGAGTAGAGACGACGCTGAAAACAGACGAGAGGTTCACCGACTATATAAAGATAGCGAAGCTGAAGATAAGGGCACCGACGAGGAATGATGATGTGTCGGATACAAGTGAAAAAGAGACAcgtgatcatcatcatcaccaccaccaccatgtACCTATCTCTCGTGTATCGAGAGAGAGTAGCAGTGGGAGATCATCAGATCGTTTCTCTGAGTACATAAACAAGGCGAAGATGAAGTTCAGGTCATCTTCTACCGTCGCTCGTGCGAACACAACTCACGATTCTTTCAAGTATTGATAAGTTCCGACAACTTTCTATGAATAATCTTGGTCTTGGCTTGCTCCATATTATAAGATATCGATTGTGAAATATGTTATGATTTGAAAATTCTGTTATGGGTGTATGGGATCCCATTGTACCCAATATTGTAATACTTGATGAAAATAAAGGTTTGTTGTTGCTTGCTACTCACTCATTTAATAGTTTTGGTATTGGACCTTGAAAAACGTACAAATATCATATGGGCTCTGAGTAGACTTTTACTGGTTATATGAAGAGTGCTTACATAAGGCCCATCAAATATGATCCCCCTAAGACTTATTACTTTATTATTAGTGCACCTCCTAAGCACTCTACCAAACCCGGCCTGATTACTTTGTTGATATGGTTTTTTTCTAATCACTAATATAAACAACAAAATACAATTGAAAAGCTTCGAATAACGAGATGACATGCACGATCGTTAAATCCTTCATAAAGTAATGCTGTGAATGGGCTGTTATGAAGCTTTTGTGTCGTAAGTAACATGACCTCTTAAGTTCTACAGATTATTCAATTTCAAACGACAACTGTTTTTTAATCTGTTCAATTTAATGCAAACGGCATGCTATCATTCGAGTTCTCTTAACCAAAAATGTCAGATTGTGTTGAGATTTCGTTTTCTTATTTTACTCATATACTCATATCATTGCTTTTACACAAACTAAACGAGAACAACTTATGAAccttatttaattatatacatcacgatttttttttaaaaaattcttataCAGCTATGAGTTCTTATGTTTAAAATGATTAACATGAttccatttattttattttactttatttcagtaattttttttaaaaaatattttcaatttgcaCTCTGATAGCTAATTTTTTAGTAAAAACTTATCTATATGGTATGAAGTCATTTTATCGGTTTTTCATTATATATCGACAGTAAATTAAgaagatatatttatatagttgcTAATCACTTAAGGTTAAAGAAACTGAAAACAGcgttctaaaaattttaaacttataaatACACGGAAATCAATCTATTTTGTGTACATGGATGTATTCGAAAACCTACTTtgaatgaaaacttttcaaaatataattataaaagtttgAAAATACTAATTTGTTGTTTAATTCATAGTAAAACGGAGAGAGTCCCTTTTCGACGATCAAGAGTCAAGTTTGACCCCAGATGCATAATATGTACTGTTCGTactatagaaaatattattcttaATAACACCATTTTGATCAAATTACAAGAAAATACATTCACAAATATTTGTCAACTACATCTTGACGTTACCAAACTGGCttatatataacttattataatatttttttaaaaaaaaaatcgaagacGCCAACTTTTAGGCTagttataattttgtatagCAGGTCGAATGTTTTAATTTTGCGTTTCACTGTTTCACTGTTTCAGCATGTGTAGTTGTGGTACAGCTCTTCCGGCTTCgagttttagtttaaaaatgaGAAGTTGGCATAAAACGTTACTGTATTAAGTGGgacaaatttgatttatgaAAAAGCCTCTGAAAGGCTGAAACTCATTGGTTTTCAGTATTACAAAGTTTTTGTGATTGGTTTCTTTGCTAGCATGAACTGTTGGACTACAGCTAGTTCACACATTCTATTGGACGTTCTCTTGACTGGTCTATACAAGAGTAGACttgtaaatgtataatagtTACGCTTTGCCTTATGTGTAAATTTCTTCCGAATTTCCAGGGCTGGTGTAAGGCACACCAATGTTTTACTGAGGGGAGCTGTGTTTAAGACTTTCAGTATCAATTTCTTCACATATGGTTTTCCGGTATATACTTGTATCCTGGTATCAACGTGTATGTGTAAGCTCAAGCAACGTATTGTGTCAAAAAAACTcactcttttattttattacttgCTTCCATGATTGCCAGGTTTCTCTGTTTGCTCTTTCGTTCTGGAGTTTTCATTTTGCGAGCTTGTGTGCGTTTGGCCTCCTTGCATATGTTGGTTACATTATCTATGCCTTCCCGTCCTTGTTCCGCTTGCACAGATTAAATGGCCTTCTTCTTGTATTTATACTCTTCTGGGCTGTCAGTACGTACATATTCAATGTGGCATTTTCCTTTCTGAACACTAAGGTTGGAAAGGTAATACTTCGCTATCCGCTATGTGTAAATTTCATGTATTTTGAAAGAACACTAATGTTGGAAGGGTAATGTCTTCCCATATAATATGTAGGACATGAAAATTTGGGAGATGGTGGGCCTTTGGCATTACACTATACCTGGATTCTTTTTGCTTGCACAATTTGGTTTGGGGATGTTGGTTGCATTGGGTAATCTTGTGAACAACTCTGTTTTTCTCTACCTGTCTGAAGAGAGCTCCAGATCCTCCAATGATAGTTCTTATGCTGAAGGTAATAGCCTCACATATGCTTTCTGCAAAACAAGTTATCTGGTGTTTTCCAACTTTTAGGCTTGTCAGGACCTCTAAAATTGACAAAATAATTTGGTGGGTGTACTTGTTTATCGCGATCAACTATCATCTTTTCTGCATCATGTGTTCTGAAATCCGAGACATATTAAGAGTCACCGCTCTATCCATGATATGTTTTGAAGAAATTTTGATATATAGTAATCATTGAAAATGTTTATATGTTCTGTGATTTTGAAGGTGCAAAGCGTAAGACTATTAATTTCTTTGGTAAAGGCTTTGTTTATTTCACGCTTATTCTAGTCTTCTGCTTTATATTCAATTTGAGAACTGCTCTTAACGGCTGAGATTATCACCACAGCAGATGAGGAAACAAAGGTGTTGGTTGTCGCCACCATTGCTTGGGGATTGCGGAAATGTTCACGGGCTATTATGCTCGCACTGATTTTCCTCATTGCCATGAAACCTGGGTTTGTCCATGCAGTGTATGGTATGTTTGTTCCCCTCctattctcttcttttttctttttttttcaataatgattcataaatatggatgtttccTGATGGACGTATCTTTCAGTGATATTCTTCCTTATTTATCTGTTGAGCCACAACATCAACAGAAAGATACGCAAGTCACTGATTCTTCTATGCGAAGTTCATTTTGCACTTCTCTACATTCTTGAGATCGATCTTATGTCGAACTCCTTAAAGCGGCAAGGCTCTGTGAGCAGAGAAATACTGTTTCAGTTAGGTACACTTCTCTTTCTGTATTTTCAAGTTATAGGCTAGATTCACATATCATCAGTTTCCTTTCGAATATAGCTGCTAGGTGATCTTAGATTAAAGAGTAAGGAAGAGTTCTGACTGATAACTCTTGTGTATGAGTTATTGCAGGTCTCCTTAGGTCTGAAAGCTCTTGGGACTTCTTGGAGATAGCCTTGCTTGCTTGCTTCTGTGCCATCCATAATCATGGCTTTGAGGTGCTATTTTCCTTCTCAGCAATTGTACGACATACACCAAGCCCTCCTATTGGATTTAGCATATTGAAAGCTGGTCTCAACAAATCAGTTCTCTTGTCCGTCTACTCATCTCCATCTTCAAGTTATTGCCAGGATAATACTACTTATGGTAGCATGTGTAGTTGTGGTACAGCTCTTCCAGCAGCGGTACTCTGATGTGGAGTTGTGGTACAGCTCTTCCGGCTTCATCTTCTCTAGATCGCTCTGTTTCCACGAGTTCAATCCatccccttcttcttcttcttctttttctgccTTTCCATGCTCTTGATCCCGCATTCTCTTGTACAGCCTCATCGCAGCTACACAGTCCTCGTACGGCTCGTGCTTCCCGCATTGTATCTTGTATCTACAAATACAACACAGGTTTGTTTACTTATATTCCTAAGACTGTAATCGAACTCTACTATTATTACTAGTATTGGTCATATAATTAACTAACTTACCCGAGATATGACCTTGTGAGGTACTTGAGTGATTGGCTTACAAGATTTGTTTTCATCAATGGCACGTATTTTGCTGTGTCTCTgatgaaaatatacatatatatatagtattagtGAAGAAGAGAGAATTCAAGGAAAGAAACAAAGGGGGAATTCACCTCAACAAATGGCTAGGATATTGGAGTTTCAAGCACTTCATATCATGCCTAAGGTCATGACCAACAAGAAGAAGCCTCCCAGCCCCATCATTATGTCCACCGCACAAGATGGCTAAAACTTTTTCTCGTACATCCTGAAGCCGCATACCATTCTTCAAATCTTCTTCGGTCAGTCCAGTTACCGTGTGTCTGAACATACATACATTAGGCAGGTGAGTGATCATTTGAACAATGTAAACAAACTAGCACAAGGCAGGCAGAGGCAGTACCTGTAATCGGTGACAGGGAGTTGCGGCTGGACGTGAGTGGAAAAGATGACATGCTCGTCTTCGTCAACCAGGCAAATTGATGCGCAGAGATCAGTTGACccatcatcaccaccaccaccaaccaTTTCACAGTCAATTGCGACAGCCTTGAGACGTGTATTTACACCAAGAGTCCTAGTAGGAGTGACCTGAGATGAATAGATGTCAAGTGCAAAGACTTGAGAGAAAAGCCTTAATAATTTTCATAAGTCAGACACAATCGGTGAGTGAGATATCAAAGGCAGGCAGTGCATTCCACTGTGGAATTTTACAGTTATCTAAGTAAGTAGCCAGTCTGATCCTACTTAACCACAAAGAAAGGAATAAAAGGAACTTACAAGAGGAAGAGGTGCAGAGAGGTGACACTTGTTTTTATGGTCAGCGAGAGCAGTGGCGTCCTCGAAAATTCGAAGACAGAGAGTACAGCCTCGTTCAGAGAAAATGGACTTGCAGTCTCCTTTGAAAAGATGGTCCGGAACTGAGACAAGGCATTGTTCCAAATGAATATGGAAATcatatgaaaaaagaaaaaacaagatgAGGCATGCAATACCGTTAAGGTGTTCCCGAACAGATTCGAAGGATTTACAGTGCTTGAAGCAAACCCCACAGCGAGGCTGATGAAGTGAGTGGTGCGATATCTTCATGTGCTCAACAAGGTGCTGGCGTCTATTGAACATCTTGAAGCAAGCAACGCATCTGTGCCTGCACGGCTCCAAAatcaaacctctctctctctctatatatatatatacaaacccTATCACTAAATAAATCCCAAAATTCATCATCATGCGAAACTATTCTCCTCGAGGAATATCACCAGAGAATTCTATGGG
It encodes the following:
- the LOC125609551 gene encoding piezo-type mechanosensitive ion channel homolog — encoded protein: MKIWEMVGLWHYTIPGFFLLAQFGLGMLVALGNLVNNSVFLYLSEESSRSSNDSSYAEADEETKVLVVATIAWGLRKCSRAIMLALIFLIAMKPGFVHAVYVIFFLIYLLSHNINRKIRKSLILLCEVHFALLYILEIDLMSNSLKRQGSVSREILFQSP
- the BNAA05G00060D gene encoding uncharacterized protein BNAA05G00060D, with product MAKNSQSSSKNQEKKKGSRVCEKIFRAVTSPVRTVRRISTKPSPNHHHHHHQAEAVRVKFSETAKPITNIEQKKTLITRVETTLKTDERFTDYIKIAKLKIRAPTRNDDVSDTSEKETRDHHHHHHHHVPISRVSRESSSGRSSDRFSEYINKAKMKFRSSSTVARANTTHDSFKY
- the LOC106404432 gene encoding RNA exonuclease 4 isoform X4, producing MSPPKTAKIRCVACFKMFNRRQHLVEHMKISHHSLHQPRCGVCFKHCKSFESVREHLNVPDHLFKGDCKSIFSERGCTLCLRIFEDATALADHKNKCHLSAPLPLVTPTRTLGVNTRLKAVAIDCEMVGGGGDDGSTDLCASICLVDEDEHVIFSTHVQPQLPVTDYRHTVTGLTEEDLKNGMRLQDVREKVLAILCGGHNDGAGRLLLVGHDLRHDMKCLKLQYPSHLLRDTAKYVPLMKTNLVSQSLKYLTRSYLGYKIQCGKHEPYEDCVAAMRLYKRMRDQEHGKAEKEEEEEGDGLNSWKQSDLEKMKPEELYHNSTSEYRCWCLDRR
- the LOC106404432 gene encoding RNA exonuclease 4 isoform X2, with the protein product MSPPKTAKIRHRCVACFKMFNRRQHLVEHMKISHHSLHQPRCGVCFKHCKSFESVREHLNVPDHLFKGDCKSIFSERGCTLCLRIFEDATALADHKNKCHLSAPLPLVTPTRTLGVNTRLKAVAIDCEMVGGGGDDGSTDLCASICLVDEDEHVIFSTHVQPQLPVTDYRHTVTGLTEEDLKNGMRLQDVREKVLAILCGGHNDGAGRLLLVGHDLRHDMKCLKLQYPSHLLRDTAKYVPLMKTNLVSQSLKYLTRSYLGYKIQCGKHEPYEDCVAAMRLYKRMRDQEHGKAEKEEEEEGDGLNSWKQSDLEKMKPEELYHNSTSEYRCWCLDRR